The Bacteroidota bacterium genome has a window encoding:
- a CDS encoding superoxide dismutase, whose protein sequence is MMAFELPVLSYAFNALEPHIDARTMEIHHGKHHQAYVTNLNNAIAGTDAEKLSIEEICRKISTLPVAVRNNGGGHYNHSLFWELMKPGGGALSGPLADAITSTFSSVDEFKSKFATAGATRFGSGWAWLVVTPEKKLAIGSSPNQDNPLMDISDLKGTPILGLDVWEHAYYLHYQNRRPDYISAWWNVVNWDEVARRFTAAMK, encoded by the coding sequence ATCATGGCATTCGAACTTCCCGTCCTTTCTTATGCGTTCAACGCGCTGGAGCCGCACATCGATGCGCGTACCATGGAGATCCACCACGGTAAGCACCATCAGGCTTATGTAACCAATCTCAATAACGCGATTGCAGGAACCGATGCGGAGAAACTCAGCATCGAAGAGATCTGCCGCAAGATTTCGACACTTCCGGTCGCGGTACGCAATAACGGCGGCGGCCACTACAATCACAGTCTCTTTTGGGAACTGATGAAGCCGGGTGGCGGCGCGCTCTCCGGCCCGCTCGCGGACGCGATCACAAGCACGTTCTCTTCGGTGGATGAATTCAAATCCAAGTTCGCCACGGCCGGCGCGACACGTTTCGGAAGCGGTTGGGCCTGGCTGGTCGTAACGCCCGAGAAGAAACTGGCCATTGGATCCAGCCCGAATCAGGACAACCCCTTGATGGATATTTCGGATCTCAAAGGGACGCCGATCCTCGGACTCGACGTTTGGGAACATGCTTACTACCTGCATTACCAGAACCGCAGACCCGATTACATCTCCGCCTGGTGGAATGTGGTCAACTGGGACGAAGTCGCCCGTCGTTTCACTGCTGCGATGAAGTGA